The Mangifera indica cultivar Alphonso chromosome 8, CATAS_Mindica_2.1, whole genome shotgun sequence genome has a window encoding:
- the LOC123224172 gene encoding uncharacterized protein LOC123224172 isoform X1 gives MNHNLTKHFHVRAESVAQTSTGKLKPKHLHFLSLFFSLSFTLHAQTRSSRRGYRLPTDATFRRITGHISPECVKMSRIQSRKTQKINVDKQFAGAGCLGRMVNLFDLGTGVPGNRLLTDKQHHEGVSLSRSRSDVARMSPSADQIEDKLVVSEFRRTSSNKKANGTPMKTLIAQEMSKEVEFKHNQPNLVAKLMGLDALPHQPSSAAQKSHSKSYSRHSPSHSAVPLECWEQDHGFLDDRMPSKVHQFHEQSDCKHVHEIWQQSQQASYSRDSSLQKGRYDETTSEKKMALVRQTFMEAKRLATDEKLRQSKEFQDALEVLSSNQDLFLRFLQEPNSLFSQHLYDLQAIAPPPETKKITVLRPSKMVDDEKFIGSRKLIDKQSSKPAQVVQATGQESNNPGYSPVFANHKVNEHPTQSTRIVVLKPSPGKTHDIKAVVSPTSLSSRISHNEDFYEEPEDGEVQESGDVGKEITKKIREYLMGHRRDETVLSSVFSNGYVGDESSFNQPENEYAAAHIIDSETISPTSRHSWDYINRFGSPYSSSSFSCESCSPESSVCREAKKRLSERWAMMASNGNFEEQRHVRRSSSTLGDMLALSDTKKSVRYKEEVIKNEQEPRVPTLCLTSDLNTEESECEPLKNLMRSKSVPVSSTVYGAGLNVEVADPGAGQKQVPKQLTKTKSAKSSLKEKVSSLFFSKSKKSTKEKYSASQSEEEFQSVTAEAPGSAGHIPVMVSSDTSQCVNTNGLGDCSSPGLYPSNKTSSPDLTDMSCIFSREAGLSVSKPLMPGTVNENQDQPSPISVLEPPFEEDDNTFPESSSNIKPEHRGTVVSCKPHLIDKSPPIESIARTLSWDESCAETATAYALKASSLSGAEEVQDWLFFVQTLLSASGLDGELQSETFFVRWHSPESPLDPSLREKYASLNEKEPVHEAKRRQRRSNRKLVFDCVNTALVEITGYGSESDRSSRAVLCSRAHNTLAENRSPMVVDHVLGRMKEWYISEVGDVFSESGNINSLVVEGVVRKEVLGKGWGEQMRIELDNLGKEIELNLWEVLVDEAVVDLTGGVL, from the exons ATGAATCAcaatttaacaaaacattttcATGTCCGTGCAGAGTCGGTGGCGCAGACTAGTACTGGAAAGCTAAAGCCAAAACACTTacactttctctctctctttttttctctctcgtTCACACTTCACGCGCAGACACGCTCTTCGCGTAGAGGCTACCGACTTCCTACTGACGCTACATTCCGGCGAATAACCGGTCACATTTCACCGGAAT GTGTGAAAATGAGTAGGATTCAGAGTCGAAAAACTCAGAAAATAAACGTAGATAAACAATTTGCAGGTGCAGGATGCCTGGGAAGAATGGTCAACCTTTTTGATTTGGGCACAGGCGTCCCTGGAAACAGGCTGCTCACTGATAAACAACATCACGAAG GTGTTTCACTCTCAAGAAGTCGGTCAGATGTCGCAAGGATGTCACCTTCTGCAGATCAGATAGAAGATAAGCTG GTTGTCTCTGAGTTTAGGAGAACTTCTTCAAACAAGAAAGCAAATGGTACACCCATGAAAACACTTATAGCCCAAGAAATGTCAAAAGAAGTAGAGTTCAAGCATAACCAGCCCAATCTAGTTGCCAAGTTGATGGGTCTTGATGCCCTTCCACATCAGCCTAGTTCAGCTGCTCAAAAAAGTCATTCAAAAAGTTATTCACGACATTCTCCAAGTCATTCGGCGGTACCACTGGAATGTTGGGAGCAAGATCATGGATTTCTAGATGACAGAATGCCTAGTAAAGTTCATCAGTTTCATGAACAGAGTGATTGCAAGCATGTTCATGAAATCTGGCAGCAGTCTCAACAAGCAAGTTATTCAAGAGATAGTTCTTTGCAGAAGGGAAGGTATGATGAAACTACAAGTGAGAAAAAGATGGCTCTTGTTCGTCAAACGTTCATGGAAGCAAAACGTCTAGCCACAGATGAAAAACTTCGCCAGTCCAAAGAGTTCCAGGATGCATTGGAAGTTTTAAGTTCCAATCAAGATTTATTCCTTAGGTTTCTGCAAGAACCGAACTCCTTGTTCTCTCAGCATCTATATGATTTGCAAGCAATTGCTCCACCTCCTGAGACTAAAAAAATTACTGTTCTTAGACCGTCGAAGATGGttgatgatgaaaaatttatAGGATCAAGAAAGTTGATTGATAAACAATCCAGTAAACCAGCCCAAGTGGTTCAAGCAACTGGACAGGAAAGCAATAATCCTGGATATTCCCCGGTTTTTGCTAATCATAAAGTTAATGAACATCCTACTCAATCTACAAGAATAGTGGTACTGAAGCCAAGCCCTGGGAAGACTCATGACATTAAGGCTGTGGTTTCCCCAACTTCCTTATCCTCGAGAATATCACATAACGAAGATTTTTATGAGGAACCTGAAGATGGAGAGGTTCAAGAATCGGGAGACGTAGGGAAGGAGATCACAAAGAAGATACGTGAATATCTGATGGGTCATCGAAGGGATGAGACTGTACTTTCTTCTGTGTTTTCCAATGGCTATGTTGGTGATGAGAGTTCGTTTAACCAACCAGAAAATGAGTATGCAGCAGCACATATCATTGATTCAGAAACCATTTCACCAACTTCTAGGCATTCATGGGATTACATCAATAGGTTTGGTAGCCCGTATTCTTCTTCCTCCTTTAGCTGTGAATCATGTTCTCCAGAGTCATCAGTGTGCAGAGAAGCAAAGAAACGACTTTCGGAAAGATGGGCCATGATGGCATCGAATGGGAACTTTGAGGAACAGAGACATGTCCGGAGAAGCTCAAGCACATTGGGGGACATGCTTGCCCTTTCTGATACAAAAAAGTCAGTGAGATACAAGGAAGAGGTTATTAAGAATGAACAAGAACCAAGAGTCCCGACTTTGTGCTTAACTAGTGATCTGAATACAGAAGAAAGTGAGTGTGAGCCTCTTAAAAATCTTATGAGATCAAAATCTGTTCCTGTATCTTCCACAGTGTATGGTGCCGGGCTCAATGTTGAAGTAGCTGATCCTGGAGCTGGCCAAAAGCAAGTTCCTAAGCAGCTGACAAAGACAAAGAGTGCAAAATCATCTCTAAAAGAGAAAGTTTCAAgcttatttttttcaaagagTAAAAAATCTACTAAAGAAAAATATAGTGCATCACAATCTGAAGAAGAATTTCAGTCTGTCACTGCTGAGGCCCCAGGGTCAGCAGGACATATTCCTGTAATGGTTAGCAGTGATACATCTCAATGTGTTAACACTAATGGCCTTGGAGACTGTTCTTCTCCTGGTCTGTATCCATCAAACAAAACTTCCTCTCCAGATTTAACTGACATGAGCTGCATATTTTCTCGGGAG GCAGGATTATCTGTATCAAAACCTTTGATGCCTGGCACTGTTAATGAGAATCAAGACCAGCCAAGTCCAATCTCAGTTTTGGAACCCCCATTTGAAGAGGATGACAATACATTTCCAGAGTCTTCCAGCAATATCAAGCCAGAGCACCGAG GAACAGTGGTGTCCTGTAAGCCTCACTTAATTGACAAATCACCCCCTATAGAATCAATTGCCCGGACCTTGTCATGGGATGAATCTTGTGCAGAGACAGCCACTGCCTATGCACTGAAAGCGTCATCACTCTCAGGAGCTGAGGAAGTGCAGGATTGGCTGTTCTTTGTCCAAACACTATTATCAGCTTCTGGTCTTGATGGTGAGTTGCAATCTGAAACATTTTTTGTCAGATGGCATTCACCTGAAAGCCCATTGGACCCATcattgagagaaaaatatgcTAGCCTGAATGAGAAGGAGCCAGTGCATGAGGCAAAGCGAAGACAACGTAGATCAAACCGTAAGCTTGTGTTTGACTGTGTGAATACAGCATTAGTTGAAATAACAGGTTATGGGTCGGAGTCAGACAGGAGCAGTAGGGCTGTGTTGTGTAGCAGGGCTCACAACACTCTGGCAGAGAATCGATCACCCATGGTGGTGGACCATGTGTTGGGTCGGATGAAGGAGTGGTATATTAGTGAGGTGGGAGATGTATTCAGTGAGAGTGGGAATATCAACAGCCTGGTGGTAGAGGGGGTGGTGAGAAAGGAGGTTTTAGGGAAAGGGTGGGGTGAGCAAATGAGAATAGAATTAGATAATCTGGGAAAGGAGATTGAGTTGAATTTGTGGGAAGTGCTTGTGGATGAGGCTGTGGTTGATCTAACAGGTGGTGTGTTATGA
- the LOC123224172 gene encoding uncharacterized protein LOC123224172 isoform X2, whose translation MIPAMVPFQSVKMSRIQSRKTQKINVDKQFAGAGCLGRMVNLFDLGTGVPGNRLLTDKQHHEGVSLSRSRSDVARMSPSADQIEDKLVVSEFRRTSSNKKANGTPMKTLIAQEMSKEVEFKHNQPNLVAKLMGLDALPHQPSSAAQKSHSKSYSRHSPSHSAVPLECWEQDHGFLDDRMPSKVHQFHEQSDCKHVHEIWQQSQQASYSRDSSLQKGRYDETTSEKKMALVRQTFMEAKRLATDEKLRQSKEFQDALEVLSSNQDLFLRFLQEPNSLFSQHLYDLQAIAPPPETKKITVLRPSKMVDDEKFIGSRKLIDKQSSKPAQVVQATGQESNNPGYSPVFANHKVNEHPTQSTRIVVLKPSPGKTHDIKAVVSPTSLSSRISHNEDFYEEPEDGEVQESGDVGKEITKKIREYLMGHRRDETVLSSVFSNGYVGDESSFNQPENEYAAAHIIDSETISPTSRHSWDYINRFGSPYSSSSFSCESCSPESSVCREAKKRLSERWAMMASNGNFEEQRHVRRSSSTLGDMLALSDTKKSVRYKEEVIKNEQEPRVPTLCLTSDLNTEESECEPLKNLMRSKSVPVSSTVYGAGLNVEVADPGAGQKQVPKQLTKTKSAKSSLKEKVSSLFFSKSKKSTKEKYSASQSEEEFQSVTAEAPGSAGHIPVMVSSDTSQCVNTNGLGDCSSPGLYPSNKTSSPDLTDMSCIFSREAGLSVSKPLMPGTVNENQDQPSPISVLEPPFEEDDNTFPESSSNIKPEHRGTVVSCKPHLIDKSPPIESIARTLSWDESCAETATAYALKASSLSGAEEVQDWLFFVQTLLSASGLDGELQSETFFVRWHSPESPLDPSLREKYASLNEKEPVHEAKRRQRRSNRKLVFDCVNTALVEITGYGSESDRSSRAVLCSRAHNTLAENRSPMVVDHVLGRMKEWYISEVGDVFSESGNINSLVVEGVVRKEVLGKGWGEQMRIELDNLGKEIELNLWEVLVDEAVVDLTGGVL comes from the exons ATGATTCCTGCAATGGTGCCGTTTCAAA GTGTGAAAATGAGTAGGATTCAGAGTCGAAAAACTCAGAAAATAAACGTAGATAAACAATTTGCAGGTGCAGGATGCCTGGGAAGAATGGTCAACCTTTTTGATTTGGGCACAGGCGTCCCTGGAAACAGGCTGCTCACTGATAAACAACATCACGAAG GTGTTTCACTCTCAAGAAGTCGGTCAGATGTCGCAAGGATGTCACCTTCTGCAGATCAGATAGAAGATAAGCTG GTTGTCTCTGAGTTTAGGAGAACTTCTTCAAACAAGAAAGCAAATGGTACACCCATGAAAACACTTATAGCCCAAGAAATGTCAAAAGAAGTAGAGTTCAAGCATAACCAGCCCAATCTAGTTGCCAAGTTGATGGGTCTTGATGCCCTTCCACATCAGCCTAGTTCAGCTGCTCAAAAAAGTCATTCAAAAAGTTATTCACGACATTCTCCAAGTCATTCGGCGGTACCACTGGAATGTTGGGAGCAAGATCATGGATTTCTAGATGACAGAATGCCTAGTAAAGTTCATCAGTTTCATGAACAGAGTGATTGCAAGCATGTTCATGAAATCTGGCAGCAGTCTCAACAAGCAAGTTATTCAAGAGATAGTTCTTTGCAGAAGGGAAGGTATGATGAAACTACAAGTGAGAAAAAGATGGCTCTTGTTCGTCAAACGTTCATGGAAGCAAAACGTCTAGCCACAGATGAAAAACTTCGCCAGTCCAAAGAGTTCCAGGATGCATTGGAAGTTTTAAGTTCCAATCAAGATTTATTCCTTAGGTTTCTGCAAGAACCGAACTCCTTGTTCTCTCAGCATCTATATGATTTGCAAGCAATTGCTCCACCTCCTGAGACTAAAAAAATTACTGTTCTTAGACCGTCGAAGATGGttgatgatgaaaaatttatAGGATCAAGAAAGTTGATTGATAAACAATCCAGTAAACCAGCCCAAGTGGTTCAAGCAACTGGACAGGAAAGCAATAATCCTGGATATTCCCCGGTTTTTGCTAATCATAAAGTTAATGAACATCCTACTCAATCTACAAGAATAGTGGTACTGAAGCCAAGCCCTGGGAAGACTCATGACATTAAGGCTGTGGTTTCCCCAACTTCCTTATCCTCGAGAATATCACATAACGAAGATTTTTATGAGGAACCTGAAGATGGAGAGGTTCAAGAATCGGGAGACGTAGGGAAGGAGATCACAAAGAAGATACGTGAATATCTGATGGGTCATCGAAGGGATGAGACTGTACTTTCTTCTGTGTTTTCCAATGGCTATGTTGGTGATGAGAGTTCGTTTAACCAACCAGAAAATGAGTATGCAGCAGCACATATCATTGATTCAGAAACCATTTCACCAACTTCTAGGCATTCATGGGATTACATCAATAGGTTTGGTAGCCCGTATTCTTCTTCCTCCTTTAGCTGTGAATCATGTTCTCCAGAGTCATCAGTGTGCAGAGAAGCAAAGAAACGACTTTCGGAAAGATGGGCCATGATGGCATCGAATGGGAACTTTGAGGAACAGAGACATGTCCGGAGAAGCTCAAGCACATTGGGGGACATGCTTGCCCTTTCTGATACAAAAAAGTCAGTGAGATACAAGGAAGAGGTTATTAAGAATGAACAAGAACCAAGAGTCCCGACTTTGTGCTTAACTAGTGATCTGAATACAGAAGAAAGTGAGTGTGAGCCTCTTAAAAATCTTATGAGATCAAAATCTGTTCCTGTATCTTCCACAGTGTATGGTGCCGGGCTCAATGTTGAAGTAGCTGATCCTGGAGCTGGCCAAAAGCAAGTTCCTAAGCAGCTGACAAAGACAAAGAGTGCAAAATCATCTCTAAAAGAGAAAGTTTCAAgcttatttttttcaaagagTAAAAAATCTACTAAAGAAAAATATAGTGCATCACAATCTGAAGAAGAATTTCAGTCTGTCACTGCTGAGGCCCCAGGGTCAGCAGGACATATTCCTGTAATGGTTAGCAGTGATACATCTCAATGTGTTAACACTAATGGCCTTGGAGACTGTTCTTCTCCTGGTCTGTATCCATCAAACAAAACTTCCTCTCCAGATTTAACTGACATGAGCTGCATATTTTCTCGGGAG GCAGGATTATCTGTATCAAAACCTTTGATGCCTGGCACTGTTAATGAGAATCAAGACCAGCCAAGTCCAATCTCAGTTTTGGAACCCCCATTTGAAGAGGATGACAATACATTTCCAGAGTCTTCCAGCAATATCAAGCCAGAGCACCGAG GAACAGTGGTGTCCTGTAAGCCTCACTTAATTGACAAATCACCCCCTATAGAATCAATTGCCCGGACCTTGTCATGGGATGAATCTTGTGCAGAGACAGCCACTGCCTATGCACTGAAAGCGTCATCACTCTCAGGAGCTGAGGAAGTGCAGGATTGGCTGTTCTTTGTCCAAACACTATTATCAGCTTCTGGTCTTGATGGTGAGTTGCAATCTGAAACATTTTTTGTCAGATGGCATTCACCTGAAAGCCCATTGGACCCATcattgagagaaaaatatgcTAGCCTGAATGAGAAGGAGCCAGTGCATGAGGCAAAGCGAAGACAACGTAGATCAAACCGTAAGCTTGTGTTTGACTGTGTGAATACAGCATTAGTTGAAATAACAGGTTATGGGTCGGAGTCAGACAGGAGCAGTAGGGCTGTGTTGTGTAGCAGGGCTCACAACACTCTGGCAGAGAATCGATCACCCATGGTGGTGGACCATGTGTTGGGTCGGATGAAGGAGTGGTATATTAGTGAGGTGGGAGATGTATTCAGTGAGAGTGGGAATATCAACAGCCTGGTGGTAGAGGGGGTGGTGAGAAAGGAGGTTTTAGGGAAAGGGTGGGGTGAGCAAATGAGAATAGAATTAGATAATCTGGGAAAGGAGATTGAGTTGAATTTGTGGGAAGTGCTTGTGGATGAGGCTGTGGTTGATCTAACAGGTGGTGTGTTATGA
- the LOC123224172 gene encoding uncharacterized protein LOC123224172 isoform X3 — MSRIQSRKTQKINVDKQFAGAGCLGRMVNLFDLGTGVPGNRLLTDKQHHEGVSLSRSRSDVARMSPSADQIEDKLVVSEFRRTSSNKKANGTPMKTLIAQEMSKEVEFKHNQPNLVAKLMGLDALPHQPSSAAQKSHSKSYSRHSPSHSAVPLECWEQDHGFLDDRMPSKVHQFHEQSDCKHVHEIWQQSQQASYSRDSSLQKGRYDETTSEKKMALVRQTFMEAKRLATDEKLRQSKEFQDALEVLSSNQDLFLRFLQEPNSLFSQHLYDLQAIAPPPETKKITVLRPSKMVDDEKFIGSRKLIDKQSSKPAQVVQATGQESNNPGYSPVFANHKVNEHPTQSTRIVVLKPSPGKTHDIKAVVSPTSLSSRISHNEDFYEEPEDGEVQESGDVGKEITKKIREYLMGHRRDETVLSSVFSNGYVGDESSFNQPENEYAAAHIIDSETISPTSRHSWDYINRFGSPYSSSSFSCESCSPESSVCREAKKRLSERWAMMASNGNFEEQRHVRRSSSTLGDMLALSDTKKSVRYKEEVIKNEQEPRVPTLCLTSDLNTEESECEPLKNLMRSKSVPVSSTVYGAGLNVEVADPGAGQKQVPKQLTKTKSAKSSLKEKVSSLFFSKSKKSTKEKYSASQSEEEFQSVTAEAPGSAGHIPVMVSSDTSQCVNTNGLGDCSSPGLYPSNKTSSPDLTDMSCIFSREAGLSVSKPLMPGTVNENQDQPSPISVLEPPFEEDDNTFPESSSNIKPEHRGTVVSCKPHLIDKSPPIESIARTLSWDESCAETATAYALKASSLSGAEEVQDWLFFVQTLLSASGLDGELQSETFFVRWHSPESPLDPSLREKYASLNEKEPVHEAKRRQRRSNRKLVFDCVNTALVEITGYGSESDRSSRAVLCSRAHNTLAENRSPMVVDHVLGRMKEWYISEVGDVFSESGNINSLVVEGVVRKEVLGKGWGEQMRIELDNLGKEIELNLWEVLVDEAVVDLTGGVL, encoded by the exons ATGAGTAGGATTCAGAGTCGAAAAACTCAGAAAATAAACGTAGATAAACAATTTGCAGGTGCAGGATGCCTGGGAAGAATGGTCAACCTTTTTGATTTGGGCACAGGCGTCCCTGGAAACAGGCTGCTCACTGATAAACAACATCACGAAG GTGTTTCACTCTCAAGAAGTCGGTCAGATGTCGCAAGGATGTCACCTTCTGCAGATCAGATAGAAGATAAGCTG GTTGTCTCTGAGTTTAGGAGAACTTCTTCAAACAAGAAAGCAAATGGTACACCCATGAAAACACTTATAGCCCAAGAAATGTCAAAAGAAGTAGAGTTCAAGCATAACCAGCCCAATCTAGTTGCCAAGTTGATGGGTCTTGATGCCCTTCCACATCAGCCTAGTTCAGCTGCTCAAAAAAGTCATTCAAAAAGTTATTCACGACATTCTCCAAGTCATTCGGCGGTACCACTGGAATGTTGGGAGCAAGATCATGGATTTCTAGATGACAGAATGCCTAGTAAAGTTCATCAGTTTCATGAACAGAGTGATTGCAAGCATGTTCATGAAATCTGGCAGCAGTCTCAACAAGCAAGTTATTCAAGAGATAGTTCTTTGCAGAAGGGAAGGTATGATGAAACTACAAGTGAGAAAAAGATGGCTCTTGTTCGTCAAACGTTCATGGAAGCAAAACGTCTAGCCACAGATGAAAAACTTCGCCAGTCCAAAGAGTTCCAGGATGCATTGGAAGTTTTAAGTTCCAATCAAGATTTATTCCTTAGGTTTCTGCAAGAACCGAACTCCTTGTTCTCTCAGCATCTATATGATTTGCAAGCAATTGCTCCACCTCCTGAGACTAAAAAAATTACTGTTCTTAGACCGTCGAAGATGGttgatgatgaaaaatttatAGGATCAAGAAAGTTGATTGATAAACAATCCAGTAAACCAGCCCAAGTGGTTCAAGCAACTGGACAGGAAAGCAATAATCCTGGATATTCCCCGGTTTTTGCTAATCATAAAGTTAATGAACATCCTACTCAATCTACAAGAATAGTGGTACTGAAGCCAAGCCCTGGGAAGACTCATGACATTAAGGCTGTGGTTTCCCCAACTTCCTTATCCTCGAGAATATCACATAACGAAGATTTTTATGAGGAACCTGAAGATGGAGAGGTTCAAGAATCGGGAGACGTAGGGAAGGAGATCACAAAGAAGATACGTGAATATCTGATGGGTCATCGAAGGGATGAGACTGTACTTTCTTCTGTGTTTTCCAATGGCTATGTTGGTGATGAGAGTTCGTTTAACCAACCAGAAAATGAGTATGCAGCAGCACATATCATTGATTCAGAAACCATTTCACCAACTTCTAGGCATTCATGGGATTACATCAATAGGTTTGGTAGCCCGTATTCTTCTTCCTCCTTTAGCTGTGAATCATGTTCTCCAGAGTCATCAGTGTGCAGAGAAGCAAAGAAACGACTTTCGGAAAGATGGGCCATGATGGCATCGAATGGGAACTTTGAGGAACAGAGACATGTCCGGAGAAGCTCAAGCACATTGGGGGACATGCTTGCCCTTTCTGATACAAAAAAGTCAGTGAGATACAAGGAAGAGGTTATTAAGAATGAACAAGAACCAAGAGTCCCGACTTTGTGCTTAACTAGTGATCTGAATACAGAAGAAAGTGAGTGTGAGCCTCTTAAAAATCTTATGAGATCAAAATCTGTTCCTGTATCTTCCACAGTGTATGGTGCCGGGCTCAATGTTGAAGTAGCTGATCCTGGAGCTGGCCAAAAGCAAGTTCCTAAGCAGCTGACAAAGACAAAGAGTGCAAAATCATCTCTAAAAGAGAAAGTTTCAAgcttatttttttcaaagagTAAAAAATCTACTAAAGAAAAATATAGTGCATCACAATCTGAAGAAGAATTTCAGTCTGTCACTGCTGAGGCCCCAGGGTCAGCAGGACATATTCCTGTAATGGTTAGCAGTGATACATCTCAATGTGTTAACACTAATGGCCTTGGAGACTGTTCTTCTCCTGGTCTGTATCCATCAAACAAAACTTCCTCTCCAGATTTAACTGACATGAGCTGCATATTTTCTCGGGAG GCAGGATTATCTGTATCAAAACCTTTGATGCCTGGCACTGTTAATGAGAATCAAGACCAGCCAAGTCCAATCTCAGTTTTGGAACCCCCATTTGAAGAGGATGACAATACATTTCCAGAGTCTTCCAGCAATATCAAGCCAGAGCACCGAG GAACAGTGGTGTCCTGTAAGCCTCACTTAATTGACAAATCACCCCCTATAGAATCAATTGCCCGGACCTTGTCATGGGATGAATCTTGTGCAGAGACAGCCACTGCCTATGCACTGAAAGCGTCATCACTCTCAGGAGCTGAGGAAGTGCAGGATTGGCTGTTCTTTGTCCAAACACTATTATCAGCTTCTGGTCTTGATGGTGAGTTGCAATCTGAAACATTTTTTGTCAGATGGCATTCACCTGAAAGCCCATTGGACCCATcattgagagaaaaatatgcTAGCCTGAATGAGAAGGAGCCAGTGCATGAGGCAAAGCGAAGACAACGTAGATCAAACCGTAAGCTTGTGTTTGACTGTGTGAATACAGCATTAGTTGAAATAACAGGTTATGGGTCGGAGTCAGACAGGAGCAGTAGGGCTGTGTTGTGTAGCAGGGCTCACAACACTCTGGCAGAGAATCGATCACCCATGGTGGTGGACCATGTGTTGGGTCGGATGAAGGAGTGGTATATTAGTGAGGTGGGAGATGTATTCAGTGAGAGTGGGAATATCAACAGCCTGGTGGTAGAGGGGGTGGTGAGAAAGGAGGTTTTAGGGAAAGGGTGGGGTGAGCAAATGAGAATAGAATTAGATAATCTGGGAAAGGAGATTGAGTTGAATTTGTGGGAAGTGCTTGTGGATGAGGCTGTGGTTGATCTAACAGGTGGTGTGTTATGA